In Synechococcus sp. KORDI-100, a single window of DNA contains:
- a CDS encoding HEAT repeat domain-containing protein → MHNAEIPSLDELFDDLTTHPSPRIQEQASWVMVDHYPAESMPRLIDLIENPDPAIYRAAVKALGLFGLDALGPLCNKYRSSKNPTVRACCIKAFVQVSAKHPDQVFTDNAMKVLEDGLSDDDPVVSQSAVMAIAQVGKQSATRAEALPLLLNVSRGDNTAHAISAIMALGEINNIDANQALENLINDTTLDPIISEIAKSSLERSQMNKPKN, encoded by the coding sequence ATGCACAATGCCGAAATCCCATCGCTGGACGAATTGTTTGATGATCTGACGACTCATCCAAGTCCCAGGATTCAGGAGCAAGCGTCTTGGGTGATGGTCGATCACTATCCAGCGGAATCCATGCCACGTTTGATTGATTTAATTGAGAATCCTGACCCAGCGATTTACAGAGCTGCTGTTAAGGCGTTGGGCCTGTTTGGATTGGACGCTCTCGGTCCATTATGTAATAAATACCGTTCCAGCAAGAATCCTACTGTGCGCGCTTGCTGCATCAAGGCATTTGTACAAGTCTCTGCTAAACATCCTGATCAGGTGTTTACCGATAATGCGATGAAGGTTCTGGAGGATGGATTATCGGATGATGATCCTGTCGTTTCTCAGTCGGCTGTGATGGCAATTGCACAGGTGGGTAAGCAGAGCGCAACCCGAGCAGAAGCTCTGCCATTACTTTTAAATGTTTCGCGTGGCGATAACACTGCTCACGCGATATCTGCCATCATGGCCTTAGGTGAAATCAACAATATTGATGCCAATCAGGCGCTTGAAAATCTGATCAACGATACTACCCTTGATCCGATTATCAGTGAAATCGCCAAGTCTTCCTTGGAACGTTCTCAGATGAATAAACCGAAGAATTGA
- a CDS encoding HEAT repeat domain-containing protein, with translation MDDQNLELSTEEAQSLAKTLQQQLSDGCLVNSDQESISRMIAGLGDNRGKLRLTFAKSLGLVGEAALPALCSALRNHSNVIVRRAAAKTLNIIGSADALPYLYEAFIEDEDPVVQGSSAGAMATIGPPAIETILSILNNPNCTPFQIGLANLGLSFIGSKAPEALRDAARSEHAEVRVAAISALGDQIQSLQDLEAKELLVSALKDVNQEVRAEAATLLGKLQDPEEATPLLCSSLEDTCPQVRKNAALSLMKLEAEDALKALNQALELEQNNDVKAVFAVAINQIDR, from the coding sequence ATGGATGATCAGAATCTCGAGCTCAGTACTGAGGAGGCACAATCATTGGCGAAGACGCTTCAACAGCAGTTGAGTGATGGGTGTCTTGTGAACTCGGATCAGGAATCAATTAGCCGAATGATTGCCGGTCTTGGTGATAACCGAGGCAAACTACGTTTGACGTTTGCCAAAAGCCTTGGTTTAGTCGGGGAGGCAGCCTTGCCGGCTTTGTGCTCTGCATTGAGAAACCACTCGAATGTGATTGTTCGCAGGGCCGCAGCCAAAACTCTCAACATCATTGGCAGCGCCGATGCACTCCCTTATCTCTATGAAGCATTTATCGAAGATGAGGATCCAGTTGTGCAGGGGTCTTCAGCCGGCGCCATGGCCACCATCGGACCACCAGCGATCGAGACCATTCTGAGCATACTGAATAACCCAAACTGCACGCCATTTCAGATCGGTCTCGCCAACCTAGGCCTGTCTTTCATTGGATCAAAAGCACCTGAAGCCTTGCGTGACGCTGCTCGATCAGAGCATGCTGAAGTAAGGGTTGCTGCGATCTCAGCGTTAGGAGATCAAATACAATCGCTGCAAGACTTAGAAGCGAAAGAGTTATTAGTATCAGCTCTCAAGGACGTCAATCAAGAAGTTCGGGCTGAAGCAGCAACACTCCTGGGCAAGCTTCAGGATCCGGAAGAGGCAACACCACTTCTATGCTCTTCTCTGGAAGACACCTGCCCTCAAGTCAGAAAAAATGCCGCCTTGTCGCTGATGAAACTTGAGGCAGAGGATGCGCTAAAAGCCTTGAATCAAGCTCTAGAACTAGAGCAAAACAACGATGTAAAGGCAGTTTTTGCTGTTGCCATCAATCAGATTGACAGATAA
- a CDS encoding DUF2656 family protein: protein MTQFVLSHNPQVASQSLPVMSASELANGLSDQGMQGVNVSALQHPHWKVRVDSDLDPESLAQTLLQAWRRFRESNGVQTDFTILALGGRKDGVAMSNSLLQTGSWGVDVVETDRPSEFLGSINWEGLKSGRPADAIFEIHDAPR from the coding sequence ATGACTCAGTTCGTGTTGTCCCATAATCCTCAGGTGGCTTCTCAATCGCTGCCTGTCATGTCGGCATCGGAACTGGCCAATGGCTTAAGTGATCAGGGAATGCAGGGAGTGAACGTTAGTGCTTTGCAGCATCCACATTGGAAAGTTCGGGTTGATTCTGATCTCGATCCTGAATCACTCGCTCAAACGCTGCTTCAAGCCTGGCGACGTTTTCGCGAGAGTAACGGCGTTCAGACCGATTTCACGATTCTGGCTCTTGGTGGACGCAAAGATGGGGTTGCTATGTCGAATTCGTTATTGCAAACAGGGTCCTGGGGTGTGGATGTTGTGGAAACAGACCGGCCCTCTGAATTCTTGGGAAGTATTAATTGGGAAGGCTTGAAGTCAGGTCGCCCTGCTGATGCAATCTTCGAAATTCACGACGCTCCTCGTTAA
- a CDS encoding HEAT repeat domain-containing protein: protein MAGQFDNIHPSLSFEKALGILATPEEDLDLSSDYYMAVCHLLNFPGDRTEDALLNIASNESDTQAIRLARRKSLEILGRLGCSRALPVLARCLDDSDPYLVENAVWSLLQIGSNDPDVHQRLMDLLVENQANQRIIIQCLAGLDVQEAVDVIQQCLKSPTDSVRTAAGSALCRLTGDRGYLDALEPLLFSVSQMDRQMVIEDLADCGGIELLDSILKSPVSPVFRLRFVQAVLPPLETSLTAKWNLLDVLDQILTDSPDSLLLRQTLDMEMSISECLEGLFSNDFARCYQCLLYLSGVDGSKLGPLLLQQWNDRAFNDYGAHYFFVRLIGLVSSWPDDTISILEKLLLEAVDNLRPQFSKSRPAALLSLLNLSSKQLSSHFLIEILESSNSSWQLQYAALMVAEQLPERELLILHQHLGAEGHLSAAHAYVRKKLSRVLA, encoded by the coding sequence ATGGCAGGACAGTTTGATAATATTCACCCGAGTTTATCCTTCGAAAAAGCTTTAGGGATTCTTGCAACTCCTGAGGAAGACTTGGATTTATCTAGCGATTACTACATGGCGGTGTGTCACCTTCTAAATTTTCCAGGTGATCGGACAGAAGATGCACTTCTGAACATTGCAAGTAATGAGTCTGATACTCAAGCAATTCGCTTGGCAAGACGAAAGTCACTTGAGATATTGGGTCGCTTGGGCTGCTCCAGGGCCTTACCAGTTTTAGCACGATGTCTTGACGATTCTGATCCTTATCTTGTTGAAAATGCCGTCTGGAGCCTTCTTCAGATTGGCAGCAATGACCCCGACGTCCATCAACGGCTGATGGACCTCCTGGTTGAGAATCAGGCGAATCAGCGCATCATTATTCAGTGCTTGGCTGGTCTTGATGTTCAAGAAGCAGTTGATGTCATCCAACAATGCCTGAAATCACCGACCGATTCTGTGAGGACGGCCGCTGGATCTGCTTTGTGCAGACTCACAGGTGATCGCGGATATCTTGATGCCCTCGAACCGTTGTTGTTCTCGGTGAGTCAGATGGATCGTCAGATGGTGATTGAAGATTTAGCCGATTGCGGGGGGATTGAGCTGTTGGACTCCATCCTCAAATCTCCAGTTTCTCCTGTTTTCCGCCTGCGCTTCGTTCAGGCAGTCTTGCCCCCTCTGGAGACGTCCTTGACGGCGAAATGGAATCTTCTAGACGTGCTGGATCAAATCCTTACCGATTCGCCCGACTCACTTCTGCTGAGACAAACTCTTGATATGGAGATGTCGATCAGTGAGTGTTTGGAAGGATTGTTTTCCAACGATTTTGCTCGCTGTTATCAATGTCTGTTGTATTTGAGTGGTGTTGATGGATCGAAGTTGGGGCCTTTGCTTTTGCAGCAATGGAATGATCGAGCGTTCAACGATTATGGGGCCCATTATTTCTTCGTGCGCCTGATCGGGCTTGTCTCTTCTTGGCCCGATGACACTATTTCGATATTGGAAAAATTGTTGTTGGAGGCTGTTGATAATTTAAGGCCGCAGTTCAGTAAATCAAGGCCTGCGGCGTTGTTGTCATTGTTGAATCTTTCGTCTAAGCAGTTATCCTCTCACTTCCTGATTGAAATCCTGGAGTCTTCCAACAGTTCCTGGCAGCTGCAGTATGCGGCTCTTATGGTTGCTGAGCAGTTGCCAGAGCGGGAACTGCTGATTCTGCACCAACATCTTGGTGCAGAGGGTCATCTTTCTGCGGCTCACGCATATGTCCGAAAAAAGCTCTCGCGCGTGTTGGCATGA
- a CDS encoding phycobilisome rod-core linker polypeptide, whose protein sequence is MLKIESRSKKFLVEARRHEPVGYATSPSTSSGAALTIAEFNRQACSNMAIAIGPRKYGECPHRPLFDEFNPSDREALDAVITAAYRQVFGNKNPTLNQRCDSLEARLLNGEICVRDFVAGLATSQFYKDQYFHNVSPQRGIELNFKHLLGRPPLNHAEVSKYIAILAEHGFEAVIHALTDSAEYTEVFGSDIVPYPRALGSLAGMTTASFNNMVDLEASRVVSDNALGSRSRIYSQLNARMLNKTTITTGSVSVTLPTQQFKGHNPPKLEKPVVFRAWGCK, encoded by the coding sequence ATGCTGAAAATCGAAAGTCGCTCCAAAAAATTTCTCGTTGAGGCGCGCAGGCATGAACCTGTTGGCTATGCAACCTCTCCATCCACCTCTTCAGGTGCAGCATTAACGATTGCAGAGTTCAATCGGCAGGCCTGCTCCAACATGGCAATCGCCATTGGCCCCCGTAAGTACGGTGAATGCCCGCACCGACCCCTCTTTGACGAGTTCAATCCCAGTGACCGTGAAGCCCTTGATGCGGTGATCACTGCTGCCTACAGGCAGGTATTTGGCAATAAAAATCCAACCTTGAACCAGCGATGTGATTCACTGGAAGCCCGCTTGCTCAATGGTGAAATCTGCGTCCGCGACTTTGTCGCCGGTCTGGCTACATCCCAGTTTTACAAAGACCAGTATTTCCACAACGTTTCACCACAGCGTGGTATTGAACTCAATTTCAAGCATCTCCTTGGACGCCCGCCACTCAATCATGCGGAGGTAAGCAAATACATTGCAATCCTGGCAGAACATGGATTTGAGGCGGTCATCCATGCGCTGACTGATTCTGCTGAATACACCGAAGTCTTCGGCAGCGACATTGTTCCTTATCCTCGGGCGCTCGGATCATTGGCTGGAATGACAACGGCCAGCTTCAACAACATGGTGGATCTCGAAGCCAGCCGTGTTGTCAGTGACAATGCCCTGGGTTCTCGCAGCAGAATCTACAGCCAGCTCAACGCTCGTATGTTGAACAAAACCACCATCACCACTGGCAGTGTCAGCGTGACCTTGCCGACTCAGCAATTCAAAGGCCACAACCCCCCCAAATTAGAAAAGCCTGTGGTGTTCCGTGCCTGGGGTTGCAAATAA
- the mpeA gene encoding class 2 C-phycoerythrin subunit alpha, producing the protein MKSVLTTVIGSADSASRFPSSSDLEAVQGSIQRAAARLEAAEKLASNYDAVAQEAVDAVYQQFPNGATGRQPRRCATEGKDKCKRDFVHYLRLINYCLVTGGTGPLDELAINGQREVYKALSIDAGTYIAGFTYIRNRGCAPRDMSSQALVEYTGLLDYVINSLG; encoded by the coding sequence ATGAAGTCTGTACTCACCACTGTCATCGGCTCCGCTGACAGCGCATCCCGTTTCCCCTCCAGCTCCGATCTGGAAGCCGTCCAGGGTTCAATCCAGCGTGCTGCTGCCCGCCTCGAAGCTGCAGAAAAGCTTGCAAGCAACTACGACGCAGTTGCTCAGGAAGCTGTTGACGCTGTTTATCAACAGTTCCCCAACGGCGCCACCGGACGTCAGCCCCGTCGCTGCGCCACCGAAGGTAAGGACAAGTGCAAGCGCGACTTCGTCCACTATCTGCGTCTGATCAACTACTGCCTCGTCACCGGCGGCACTGGTCCTCTCGATGAGCTCGCCATCAATGGTCAGCGTGAGGTCTACAAGGCTCTCAGCATCGACGCCGGCACCTACATCGCTGGTTTCACCTACATCCGCAACCGCGGCTGTGCCCCTCGCGACATGAGCTCCCAAGCTCTTGTTGAGTACACCGGTCTGCTCGACTATGTGATCAACTCCCTGGGCTGA